In Pseudomonas sp. HR96, the DNA window AGGCTTCGTCGCCAGTGGTCTTGAGCAACTTCTGCTGCTTACATTCGTGAATCCAGGTGCAGGCACCCACCACATCTTCCTGCAGCGCGCGAATCTTGGCCACGCTGGCCTGGATCAGCGTCTCGCCGCGATAGGCCTTGTAGGCCGAGCCCGGTACATCGCTCAAGGACACCTTGATGCCGTCGGCATCCTTGGCCGTCTGCCAGTCTTCCGCCTGCGCCGCACCGGCCAGCAGAAGAGGCAATGCCAGGGTGGTTGCAACAGCCATTCGATGAAGCGATGCCATGGTCGTTATCCTTATTGTCTGGTCGATCGATCTCTAATCGGGTTTATGCCTGCCTGTTTCACTACGCCACCGCCGTGGCCTGCTCCCACCATGTGAGCAAGCTCAGCGCCTGCTCGTCGCTGGCACCGCACACATCCGGGTCGGCCTGAAACTGGCCGCACACCGCCGGGCGCTCGGGCAGGCCGAACAGCTGGCAGAGGTTGCCCGGGCTCAGTTGCACGCAACGCACCCCGGCTGGCTTGCCGTCGGGCATACCAGGGATGGGGCTGCTGATGGATGGAGCGATGCAGCAGGCGCCGCAGCCTTCACGGCAATTCATGGTCAAGCATCCTCGGCAGGAAACGCAGGTCGATGTTACCCGCTAAAACAGGCGTTTGAAATTGTCGCAGGCAGATTTTCGATGAAGTCTGACTGACCGGCCGGTCATCGGCTCACTGCTTGAATTCGAAGTCCAGCGCAGCGCCCTCGACCTTGCGTGCTTCTTCGTTGCGCAGTTGCAGCTGCATTTCATTGCTCAACAGGCGACCGTTGAGCTGAAAGGAGTCTTCGGATTTCTTGTCGGGAAACAGCTGCGGCAGATAGCCGTCGTGGATCGGCTTAGCGGCCTTTTGCCCGGGGGCCTGCAGGTTTTTCACCACATCGGTGGGCAGGCTGAGGTCCAGCTTGGCCTCGGGGACTGGCGCGGCGATGGCATCGGCCTCCTTGCGCGCCTTGGTCTTGCTGGCAGCGGTGGCCTTCTTCGACTTGGCAGCCGGCGTCTTGTGTGCGGCGGGCTTGGCCGCCGCTGACTTGGCCGGCGTGCTCTTGGCCGCAGGCGCCGCATCCGTGGCAGGCGTAGCCGCACTCACGCTGGCAAATGGCGTAGCGAGACCCAACAGCAGCACAACAACACAACGCAAGGCGGTCATAGATGGCAGGCGACTCAAGCAGATGACTCATATGCTCACCGCATGCGCGACGCTTGACAAGAGCCAGCTGGCGCCACATCGGTAAACCTTAGGTAAAGACGATC includes these proteins:
- a CDS encoding YkgJ family cysteine cluster protein, yielding MNCREGCGACCIAPSISSPIPGMPDGKPAGVRCVQLSPGNLCQLFGLPERPAVCGQFQADPDVCGASDEQALSLLTWWEQATAVA
- a CDS encoding translation initiation factor 2 — protein: MTALRCVVVLLLGLATPFASVSAATPATDAAPAAKSTPAKSAAAKPAAHKTPAAKSKKATAASKTKARKEADAIAAPVPEAKLDLSLPTDVVKNLQAPGQKAAKPIHDGYLPQLFPDKKSEDSFQLNGRLLSNEMQLQLRNEEARKVEGAALDFEFKQ